tgtttatcgcagcactatttacaatagccaagaattggaagcaacctaaatgtccatctgtagatgaatggataaagaagatgtggtacatatacacaatggaatactactcagccataagaagtggaaaaatccaaccatttgcagcaacatggatggagctggagagtattacgctcagtgaaataagccaagcggagaaagagaaataccaaatgatttcactcatctgaggagcatacgaacaaaggaaaaactgaaggaacaaaacagcagcggaattacagaacccaaaaatggactaacaggtaccaaagggaaaggaactggggaggatgggtgggcagggagggataaggggagggaagaagaagggggtaatTAAGATAAgaatgcatgggggggagggagaaaggggagggtgggctgcacaacacagagaggacaagtagggattctacaacattttgctaagctgatggacagtaaccataatgtggttgttaggggggacctgatttaggggagagcatagtaaacatagtactcttcatgttaagtgtagattaaagattaagaaaaaaaaaagaaagaaagaaagaaagaaaagagggattactccttgataggataaaactattggtaaatcaaagatcaacgcatgcttgaaatatccttaatgttgatcacttaaagggtgtcagatgatcagctatggaggtactcttttctgataatattcctttctcttaataaaaaaaaaaaagcagtccctgtgtactgacctccaatgagttctgcacagtggtatagagggcatgtcaaaagcATAATTAACCCTAAATTGAAATACAGGATTAAAGGAGACACTACCAAATAGTGGAGGGTGGGAGTGCCAGGCTGTGCTGCTAAAGAACAGGGTGATAGGATCAGCTTTCTTCAGCTTTCTCATGAGCCTAGACCAACTGAATGTGACTTTGTTGCTATAATGAAACATAGGAAAAACTTTGAAAATGCGTTAAGACAGAGTCAGTTTTCAACTATCTAACCCTCTCAGAACATAGGGGTGGCTTTATTACCAGTAGGATCTGAGCAGGTAGAAACTGCAAAGAGCAGTAGTTTTAGGACAAGTGACAGcaaatacttaatatataaagctCTCCAAAAGAAATAGTTAAAATAGGTTCTGGAAGAACAGATCACTGATGGATACCCTATAACAACGTATTAAGATACTGGCTTCTCAATTTGGGGTTCTTAAAAGCAACAGACAGAAATATTATAAAGAACTGATAATGGAGGAGAAATTTACAGGAAGACAACATAATGAACCAAATATTTGGTAGGAAATAGATTACTTCCACTGCTTTTCTAGAGCAGGGAGAGAATGGTCCTAAAAGATCAATCATCATTACTAAATTCCAGAAGATGCCTCATTAGCAAGGCATTCTTTTATGCTGATGGTAAAAAGACACTTCTATTTCCTATTGAACTATCTCCAGCGTTTCCTACATTTTTTCCTACTCTATGGGTTCGTCCTGATTTGCTTAAAAGGTCTGAGGTTTTATACATGGAATATTCTGTTTCACACATGGCTACTCTGGCAAATCAAGTGCTTTGCTGTGTATTAAAAGTTTTCTTCTCCAATTTAATTTTCActgttttcttgacttttttcttaatatttttctatattctaaAGCTAACAATCAAAATTTCAATTTCAGACAAATTTTCACACAGCTATTAAGAAATTAATAATGTATAATAAAAGCAACTCACCAACTGGATGAATGATGGTGTTCTGCAGACTGGGAATTACCACAGAGTAAGTCGTTGGGCGATAAGgataaattgtaggatttgtaGAAATGATATTCTGTGTGGTACCAGAAAATACATTGGGAACACTTAAAGGGAAGCGTTTTCGCTTCCCTGGACGAGGCTGATAAACCCAACCTATAGaagaagataaattattttaaatttgaacaaACAGACTCTACTTAGCCTTCAAACAGttcttttcacattaaaaatccaaaacacttataagtttttaaaaataagttattatcTGAAGTATCTTTTCTAGGTCTATGATAATACTTCTGTGCATTTTAGCATATGTATCCCTAAAGCTCCTTATAAATGGCCAATACTGTAACCCATAATTCAAAGGAAGAACAAGGTCAAATATTTCATAGCTAAAGACACATACTGAAACTGTAGTAAAATCAACATTAAAGGTTTTGAATTTGAATCCTAAAGCTTTTCTTCCACCTATAAAATAATGCTCCTGTAAGACACTATCCATCTTCTGTTCCCTCACAATAAGATATAATTGTCTACATATTATAATGAAATGATCACTAATGACCAGTCACTATTTTTATGCCTAGTTCAGTAATAGTTACTTTCCTACCCTTGGCATTCTCCAAGTCCACAAATAACCCGATTCCCTTCTAGAGTCACAAGAATGAAGTTATGGCACTTGTGTAACCAGGGGAATCACTGGTTCCCTGTAATTGCTGTCTCTGACCATACCTGCCGGTATCTCTCTGCTCAtactttagagaaaaataattcttttcccATCATGCACAGTCATGATGGCCATAAAGTGTGCATTTACTCAAGCTTAATCTCAGTGTCCTCACTGCTGGGAAGGAAATCAGAAATCACTGCAAACTATATcatgatgaaaataaatttattaatgaGAAGGTAGGAATATGTTTTGATAACCATATAATACTAAATGGAAAACGGTGTTAATCCCTGCATTCTCATTGTCATTAACTGTGCACTGCATATTTTTTCTGTTGCTATGATTTTAACACTTTGTTTTCTAGTACATTTGCAAAATTATTGCCTAGAATTGTGGAGCTTTACCTTCACTAGGTTTGTATCTATATATTtagtcaaaaccacaataaaactGTATGTCCCCccctacaataaaaaataattcctagCTCAAATATTTGCATGGGCAAATATGAGACCAGATATTCTTCTATGTGGTTCTGTTTAAGGAGGTATTCCCAATATCAATTCAATCATTACTATATTAGCCATTATTCTCTCTTGTACATATCaggttagaaaaaaaattgcccATTTTTGTCTTTCAGTATCAACCTAACCTAATCTTTacctaaataaattaaaagatctCAGAAAGAGgctttgttcatttcatttgatTACCAGGGAATTcctctctgtgcttttctttaattttttgtgcTTCATCGTAATAgggtttcttttgttcttcacTAAGCTTGTTCCACTCTAGTCCGAGCTGGACGCTGATTTCTGCATTGTTGGCTGCTGGGTTAGCTTTGGCTAGTGCTGGCCGGTGGATCCTTGCCCAAACCATAAATGCATTCATGGGTCGCTTCACATGACCATTTCTGTCCTTACTGAAAGGAGTGTCTGGTATTCCTACATGACAAAAATTAAGAGACTAAATTAATGTGCCACAAACTCACACAATTTTAAAGTGAAGTGCACCTCTAGAACTGCCAGTATGCTAGAATTCCTCATCACCTCTGAACTCAGCATTATAAACTATAGCTTAGAATGACTCTTAtcctcaaaaagaataatacaggTGAAGATACTGTGGAAGTAATAATGTTGAAGACACAGTAAACTGCTAGCTCATTATTTCTTTGAGCTTTATTAATATGTCTAACAATAATCAATGCAGTTTGTTTCccattaaaaatattgtattattgGGGGATAGAAACTATGCATGACTTATTCATTACTATAATCCTAGCACTCAATAGATTCCCTAAATGTTAAAAGGAACTTATTTACATGCCACTGTAGTGTGCATTCAagcaaaaatattcacaataataCTGTATCACTTATATATCATCATGAAGGTGAAGCTCCTGCCAAGGTGCATCATCAACACTAGTCTTATGTCCTcggagaaaaataagagaaaaatgataaaagtgaCATTTTTGAGAGTCATAGAAATTGAAATTACAATAAAGGAAGTTAGCTAAATTCACATCTTAGAAAATTACCCCAAAACAACTGTCTATAAacttatattatttctattttagggTTACTTGACATACAAGAAAAATGTCTAACACATTAAGGATGAAATAAGTATTATAAAGGaagcttcccctttctctacttTAATAAATGAAAACCAAGTTCAAAAACTAAGATATAACAGGAGAATGAGATGGTGGGGAAGaatcagtaaagaaaataaaaacaataaatataaaagttaatGAAAGCATGAAGATTAATATAACTTTCCATGATACTCACTGGCATAGTATTCTGTCTgaattaaatcttaaaataagaatttcctaactatgtatttggaaataatggataaaaataaaatatctacttGCAGTTATTGCTGTAAGTATAATCATTTCTTTGAAAGCAATTTTTCTAGCTCATTCTACAGTATTTTCATTGTCTATCAGTCCTTAGTTCTTACAATACTGGTGTTACATTTAATCATGTACTGTTTTGCCCTGGAAAAATGTTTACCATTCATTTTCAAAGAAGATAAATCACCTCTAAATTCAGTATAAACTTTCCTGTTGCCTGTCACCACTTTTTTTCTGTTGCTTGATACACGTAAAAATACTGTCActataatacagtattttaacATGTTATCTGTAGATATAAACTGAGGACTTTGTGTTACCTAGTAAGAATATTGCTATTTTTGTGCATAAACCTTAGTTACGTCTAAATCTCATCATTCACTGGGCCTTAAAATAGACGTTTTTAAATGTTGGGGATTCTTGAACGTGTTAATGTATTTTACCGGTATATACATACAAGGCCATCAGAAGTGATACCTGTGCAGATTTTGCCCTCAAAAGAACGgttcaatgattttatttttctagtttaggcTTCTGAACTGCTGACATGTCAGCTAGGGGACACAGACAAAGTTTGAAAACCAGATTTCCCTGCTGTGTAATACCTGCATCTGAGGGAAGCACGGTGAGCAGGACATCTTTGGTTTCAATTTTTACAGAAGGCTCCAGTAAGGACTGCATTTTGATAGGCACTGGTGGCAAGGGCACCTTGGTCAATCGTATCAGCTCCGAAGGTGGAGGTTCCTGGAATTGGATCCGAGCTCCAGGAGGAACGGTGTGGAGGGTCAAAGGGATCCCGAGGTCTTGCTGGTGCGGCCCAAAGGTGCTGGACGGCTGGGCCCGGATGACCTCCTTGCTGCCATGGACCAGGCCACTGGACGCGGGCTCTGTGGATAGCCTGCACTCCTCACGGGGTCTCCCAGGCTCCTCCGTCTTGATGACCCCCTCTCGGATGGCTGTCAGGCCTTTGCCATCCCCACCTTCCGCGGTGTCCCTCATGACCTCCTCCGCCTCTGACTTGCCCTTCTTCTCGTCACTTCGGGGGCAGTCGAGGGCGGGCCCGGAGCCTTCCACCTGAGCTGCTCTGGAGGACCGTGGGCCCGCCTCGACCATCCTCCGAGGGCCCACCGACGGATCGGAGCGGGGCCCTAGCTCCTGCTTTTCAGCCTTGACGTGCAGTACCCGGGGCAGCACCGGCTGCCCTTCGGGCCCGCAGGAGGAACTCTCGGGAGCAGGTGGCGGTGGCCGCTGCAGCAGCTCGGGCCTCAGCTGCAGCAGCGCGGGCGACGCGGTGGCGCCTACGTCCCCGGCCTGAGGAGGCGGGCACCCTGGCGGCAGCTTCACCTGCAGGAGCCCCTGCGCCCTGAGCTGGACACCCGACGCTGGGGCCTCCCAGCACGACGGGGCCACTGTCGCAGTGGTGGCCGCGCACGAGGCTTGTGGCGACGGCTGGGCCTCCGCGGCCGCTACCCGAAAAGAGGTGCCCTCGGCCGGCAGCGGGGACGGAGCGGGGCGCAGCAGGCGCGGCGGGGTCACCCGCGGCAGTTGGCGCTGCCTAGGCGGTGGCTCCGGCCTGGCTCTCTCCATGGGGGCAGGGGCGCCTGGCTGTCCCGACCAGGATTGTGAGCTCAGCCGTTTGTTGGcgacctccccctccccctttcgGTTAAGGCCCTTCCAAGGCCTTTGCTACCCAGAACCCTATGCGGCTCAAAAAGCAGCCCTCAGTCCTGGCCTTGCCCAATCACGAGCGTCCGGTGTCCCTGCCCGCCAATCACGCACGCGTCCTCTGGCCCCTCCCGCTCTCCATCGCGAGCCCGAGCACGTGCTTTCCATTTTCCCCTCTGACTCTCGCTTTGTTCCAGAGCTCTCTTCCAGCCGTTGTACTTGGTTACCCTGCTGTGCAGGGAGCGCTGGATAATGGCGTTGCACAGGAAACATGCCACTGACCTCCAGGGGGGAAAATGGCGTAAGTCCCTAACATGGGCTGGGGATCCAGGCCTTGTAAATGCTGTTTGTGCTGCCAGAACACATGAGGGGCCCCAGCATCACAGGTGACCTCTAGATCTTGTGCAGTGGGAAGATGGGGGTAATTTTGCAGCTTTTCAATAACCCCATTAATCGATTTGCTGAGAAGAGTGTTAGACTTTGTACAAGAACTGCTAGTTAAACATTTAGTTAACCACCAGTTCCTCTGGGCCCTACTTGCAACATACGTACCAAATTCATGCACTTAATTTGGATTTTACCGCTATGACTGTTTCTAAGTTCTATCATCTTTCACCTGGGTGCTGTCAACCCTATGGTGTAGTCTTTCTGTTTTTCACCCTTGTTCCAATACACTCCCACTTCCAGAGatcttttcaaaaatacaaatgtaGTCCTGCAGCACACCACTCTCCTAAATCTTCCTGTGGTTCCCCACTGACCACATGATAAGGTCCACTAAACTTGGCAACACCTATAAAGCCACAAATGGCTTGAGATCTATGAACTACCACCACTCACCATTCTACTCCTGGCGCTGTGGGTTCCAGACACAGCTACACTGGCTTCTCATCGATTCTCTCTTACCTCAAGGATCTTTGAATATGCCCCCAGGGCTATTTCTCCCTCGTGTCTCCTTAAACTCCTGTCCATTTTTCAAATCGCAGCTCAACTGGACCTTCTTGGAGAAGTCTTCTCTGACTCTGAAAATAAGGTCAAATCTCTTTGATGTGCTCATATCTCCATAATTTCTTTTATCTGACTCTGAAAATAAGGTCAAATCTCCTTGATGTGCCCGTATCTCCATAATTTGTTTTAAAGCTCTTATTGCAATTTGTAACTACATATTTCTTTATGCCATTATTCTACTGCCTTCATTGACTAcaaactccttgagggcagactGTCTGTGTTTCGCTCATCATTGAATCTGTAATGCTGACCATagagcctggcatatagtaggcattCACTAAGTACTTGTTTAATTAATAAAGACTACCAAAgtctaataatataataataatcacTACCTTCATTAAGGGTTTACTCTTATGCTAGGCACTGTACTCAGGTCCTTCTCATGACCATGCCTTCCCTTTTACTAAGGCTGTTTATTTTCAATAAGTatcaccaagaaaaagagaaaaaatcttgTATTAACATCTGCTACATTTCTAAATGATGTCCTGACTAAAGGCTATAGATTTATCTTGAGGTGGATGATTTTTGCAACCAAGACAAGCTATCTTTCAAACAAAACCTGTCCCAATTCATTTTCTAATCCCTTGTCAGAGGTCGCAAACAGTAGTTCTCAAACCAGGCAGGTAGACAAAGGCAGAGGGGTTCTCAAACTTTATCTCAGGAACCCTTTATATCCACAAAAATGGCTGAAGATTCCAAAGAGGTTTTATTTACGTGGTTTTATCTATCAATATCTGCCATTTAATAAGTGAAAACTCAGGACTTAAAAACATTTaccaattcatttaaaatatcaatagtaAACCCTTTACatgttaatattgtcaaaatggccatcctacctaaagcaatccatagattcaatgcaatccctctcaaaataccgacagcattcttcaatgaactggaacaaatagttctaaaattcatatggaaccacagaacaccccgaatagccaacacaatcctgagaaggaagaataaagcagggggaattacgctgcccaacttcaagctctactacaaagccacagtaatcaatacaatttgttactggcacaagaacagacccatagatcattggaacagactagagagcccagatatagaccCACACATgtacggccaattaatatatgataaaggagccatggactcacaatggggaaataagagcctcttcaacaactggtgttggcaaaactagacagctacatgtaagagaatgaaactggattattgtttaaccccatatacaaaagtaaacttgaaatggatcaaacacctgaatgtaagtcatgaaaccataaaaatcttagaagaaaacataggcaaaaatcttttgaatataaacatcagcaactttttcctgaacaagtGTCCtctggcaagagaaacaaaacctAAAATGAACAACAGGaatacatcaagctaaaaaagcttctgtacagcaaaggacaccaccagcaaaacaaaaaggcatcctacagtatgggagaatatctttgtaaatgacatctccaacaaggggttaacatccaaaatatataaagaactcacatacctcaaaaaacaaatagccctattaaaaatgggcagaggatatgaacagacaattctccaaagaagaaattcagatggtgaacaggcaaatgaaaagatgctccacatcgttaattatcagggaaatgcaaattaaaaccacaatgagatatcacctcacagcagttaggatggtcaacacagaaaagactagaaacaacaaatgctggcaaggatgtggagaaagggaaccctcctacattgctggtgggaatgtaaactagttcaaccattgtggaaagcaatatggaggttccttaaaaagctaaaaatagaagtactatttgacttgggaattccactccttggaatttacccaaagaaaacaagttctcagattcaaaaaaacatatacacccctattttattgcagcactatttacaatagccaatatatggaagcaaccccagtgtccatcagtagatgaacaggtagagaagatgtggtacatatatacagtggaatattattcagccataagaaggaaacaaatcctaccatttgcaacaacatggatgaagctgaaggatattatgctcagtgaaataaggtagatggagaaagacaagtaccaaatgatttccctcatttgcggagtgtaacaacaaagcaaaacggaaggaataaaacagactccaagaagggactagcggttaccaaaggggaggggtgagggagggtggtagccagggagggagaaggggattgaggggtattatcattagtacacatggtgtgtggggggtgtcacagggaagatagtgtagcacagagaagacaagtagtgactgtgccatcttactacattgatggacagtgatttcaatAGGGTATGGAGGGGATtgtataatatgggtgaatctagtaagcacaatgtttttcatgtgaaatcttcaaagagtgtatatcaatgataccttaacaaaaactaaactaaagtaaaatattaacagagaaaagaaatatttgttgggACATAGGTTTGCAGTCTCTTGGGTTGGCACCTAGGAGCCTAATTGCTAGGTTATATGGTATGTGGTACATATAACATTTTAcaaaactgccaaactgctttGCAAAATGTCTGTGCCATTTTATGTTTCCACCCACAATATCTGATGGTCCAAGTTCTCTACCTCTTATTCAACACTGGCATCATGAGCCTTTTAAATTTTTGCTATTCTAGTGGGTATATAGTGGAAATAATTGAggtttaaaaatcacatttttagaATGAATATTGAtgagtatattttcatgtacTTAGGTGCTATTCATATATCTTCATTGCCTAGTTTCTAATAAActctttttgcccattttttaggtTAGGTTGTTGGTTCCTTATTGTTGACTTTTAAGGATTCTTAACATGTTCTAGATGcaaattctttattatatattttgcaaatattctctttcagactgtggcttgtcttttcatttttttctttttccattcttaatGGTGTATTTTGAATGGCAAAACATTTCAACTTTGATGAAGTTTAAGTCATCAATATGTCTTTatcatatctaaaatatttttgcctagCCAAAAGTTAGAAATGTTTGATTATATCTAAATAATCTTTGTGTAACCTAATGTTACAAAGGTCCTATAAGTTCTCAAAcatagttctttttaaaatggtattGGCTATTCTTGCtcctttttatttccatataaactttcaTATCAGCTTATGAATtgtcaccaaaaaaagaaaaagtctgctGGTATtaaggattgaattgaatctatggatcagttttggaaaaatgaacatcttaacaatattaagtcttccaatttgCAGCCAGGGGACATAGCACCATTTATTCCAGTCTAATCTTTCTTAATAATGCTAAATAACTTTCAGTGTACATTTCTGAactgttttgttaaatttattgcttaatagtttattttttgatgatgctgtaaatgtaattgttttgttaatttcattTCTAGTTCATTGTATGATGATTTTACATTCATATTTTCTTGCCTTGTTGTACTAGCTAGAAGCTCCAGTCCACTGTTCAATAAAAGTgctaagagtggacatccttgcttTGAATCCATTGTTAGGGGAAAGCATTGCCTTTCATATTTTATCATGAAGTTAGTTGTAGGTTTTATATAGCTCCTTTTTATCCAATTaaagaagtttccttctattcctagtgtTATAAGAGCTTTATCATGAATATTTGTTGCATTTCATCAAgtgtttttctacatctattgagacAATCATATAGTCTCTTCTTTATTGCAGAGTCAGCAACAATTTTTAGAGACAgccatatagtaaatatttttggttttgtgagCTATATGACCTCTTTTGCAACTGATCAATTCTGCTATCCTAACATGAAAGAATTATAGACAACatgtaaatgaatgggcatgaTTGTGATCCAGTAAAGTTTAGTTTACAAAAACAAAAGGCATGCCATATTTGGCTTATGGGCTATAGTGTCCTGACCCTGCTTTATTCTATTAATACgtatattacattaattgatattCAGATGTTAGGCTAAACGCATTTCTggataaaccccacttgatcaaatgtatgatcttttttataCATTACTGTATGCAATTGCTATTCGTTTAAGAATTTTAGcatttatgttcatgaagagtattggtctatagttttcttgtgatatctttgCCACTTTAGTATCAGGATAAAATGAGCTGGAAAGTGTCCCCTTCTATTTTTGAAAGGGTTGTGTTGGATTGGTATTAATTTAAATGTTGATAGACTCACTGGTAAAGAAAGCTGACTGGGCCTGGACTTCCCTTTGTAGGATACTTAAATAACTCAGTTAAGTAATTTAATGTCTTTTCTTGATAAAGACCTATTCAGATTTTATATAAATTCTTGAGTTATTTTGATCATTTCTGTCTACAGATTTGCCTGTTTCAAATAAGTTGTCAAATTGTAGATGTAagatttttcaatgttttttttaatccttttaatttcTGTAGGGTTCAGAATGTTTCTTGTTTCATTCCTAATTgtggtaatttgtattttttctctttttttcttggtcattttattgaaattttatcaattccatgaatcttttcaaagagccaaCTATCAATTTTGCTGATTTTCTCTGtagctttgctcatttttttaaaagtgatttttgcTGTGGCCtattgtttcc
This genomic interval from Manis javanica isolate MJ-LG chromosome 1, MJ_LKY, whole genome shotgun sequence contains the following:
- the SOX30 gene encoding transcription factor SOX-30 isoform X2, whose translation is MERARPEPPPRQRQLPRVTPPRLLRPAPSPLPAEGTSFRVAAAEAQPSPQASCAATTATVAPSCWEAPASGVQLRAQGLLQVKLPPGCPPPQAGDVGATASPALLQLRPELLQRPPPPAPESSSCGPEGQPVLPRVLHVKAEKQELGPRSDPSVGPRRMVEAGPRSSRAAQVEGSGPALDCPRSDEKKGKSEAEEVMRDTAEGGDGKGLTAIREGVIKTEEPGRPREECRLSTEPASSGLVHGSKEVIRAQPSSTFGPHQQDLGIPLTLHTVPPGARIQFQEPPPSELIRLTKVPLPPVPIKMQSLLEPSVKIETKDVLLTVLPSDAGIPDTPFSKDRNGHVKRPMNAFMVWARIHRPALAKANPAANNAEISVQLGLEWNKLSEEQKKPYYDEAQKIKEKHREEFPGWVYQPRPGKRKRFPLSVPNVFSGTTQNIISTNPTIYPYRPTTYSVVIPSLQNTIIHPVGEALPAIQLPTPAVQHPSPITLFQPSVSSTVQVAIQAPSVPLCPAVPPQSFAGPSQMNTHQLSSRATSLVRRHTPVSQESINRIPTGASTTHARFATPTIQPSKEYLSISACPRSAPVPLPSPLPYSHIYQPPPFSPPATLFGTTPRFFFHHSYFLPGPHYFPSSMCPFSRPPFGYGNFPSSMPECLGYYEDRRQKHEVAFSTLEKEYGLTDYSGDRPHRRDSRSCESVHGTSYCHSHSHGGEEYFNLMPQLDVGAFENVFTVPTSTPSRIQQVNVTDTDEEEEEKVLRNL
- the SOX30 gene encoding transcription factor SOX-30 isoform X1 → MERARPEPPPRQRQLPRVTPPRLLRPAPSPLPAEGTSFRVAAAEAQPSPQASCAATTATVAPSCWEAPASGVQLRAQGLLQVKLPPGCPPPQAGDVGATASPALLQLRPELLQRPPPPAPESSSCGPEGQPVLPRVLHVKAEKQELGPRSDPSVGPRRMVEAGPRSSRAAQVEGSGPALDCPRSDEKKGKSEAEEVMRDTAEGGDGKGLTAIREGVIKTEEPGRPREECRLSTEPASSGLVHGSKEVIRAQPSSTFGPHQQDLGIPLTLHTVPPGARIQFQEPPPSELIRLTKVPLPPVPIKMQSLLEPSVKIETKDVLLTVLPSDAGIPDTPFSKDRNGHVKRPMNAFMVWARIHRPALAKANPAANNAEISVQLGLEWNKLSEEQKKPYYDEAQKIKEKHREEFPGWVYQPRPGKRKRFPLSVPNVFSGTTQNIISTNPTIYPYRPTTYSVVIPSLQNTIIHPVGEALPAIQLPTPAVQHPSPITLFQPSVSSTVQVAIQAPSVPLCPAVPPQSFAGPSQMNTHQLSSRATSLVRRHTPVSQESINRIPTGASTTHARFATPTIQPSKEYLSISACPRSAPVPLPSPLPYSHIYQPPPFSPPATLFGTTPRFFFHHSYFLPGPHYFPSRMDDVDGFSNVVPSLYPSMCPFSRPPFGYGNFPSSMPECLGYYEDRRQKHEVAFSTLEKEYGLTDYSGDRPHRRDSRSCESVHGTSYCHSHSHGGEEYFNLMPQLDVGAFENVFTVPTSTPSRIQQVNVTDTDEEEEEKVLRNL
- the SOX30 gene encoding transcription factor SOX-30 isoform X3, giving the protein MERARPEPPPRQRQLPRVTPPRLLRPAPSPLPAEGTSFRVAAAEAQPSPQASCAATTATVAPSCWEAPASGVQLRAQGLLQVKLPPGCPPPQAGDVGATASPALLQLRPELLQRPPPPAPESSSCGPEGQPVLPRVLHVKAEKQELGPRSDPSVGPRRMVEAGPRSSRAAQVEGSGPALDCPRSDEKKGKSEAEEVMRDTAEGGDGKGLTAIREGVIKTEEPGRPREECRLSTEPASSGLVHGSKEVIRAQPSSTFGPHQQDLGIPLTLHTVPPGARIQFQEPPPSELIRLTKVPLPPVPIKMQSLLEPSVKIETKDVLLTVLPSDAGIPDTPFSKDRNGHVKRPMNAFMVWARIHRPALAKANPAANNAEISVQLGLEWNKLSEEQKKPYYDEAQKIKEKHREEFPGWVYQPRPGKRKRFPLSVPNVFSGTTQNIISTNPTIYPYRPTTYSVVIPSLQNTIIHPVACALLVGLPLAMEIFQVQCQNALVIMKTGAKNMRLRFQL